Proteins encoded in a region of the Streptomyces sp. NBC_01471 genome:
- a CDS encoding universal stress protein: MTDQQPHQFERGTDGPKVIVVGMDGSQPSLRAASYAAGLARRQNALLAIVYVQPVLSAGVSVGAPVGDTTEEIAEGLVAEIRTATERVKEIFAVRWEFHTFRGDPYNGLVTAADELKADAVVVGASESAGHRIVGSVAVRLVKSGRWPVTVVP; this comes from the coding sequence GTGACAGATCAGCAGCCTCACCAGTTCGAACGCGGTACAGACGGTCCCAAGGTGATCGTGGTCGGGATGGACGGTTCACAGCCGTCACTGCGGGCCGCCTCGTATGCCGCCGGGCTCGCCCGGCGGCAGAACGCGCTGCTCGCCATCGTGTACGTCCAGCCGGTGCTCTCCGCCGGGGTGTCCGTGGGCGCCCCGGTCGGGGACACCACCGAGGAGATCGCCGAGGGGCTCGTCGCCGAGATCCGGACCGCCACCGAGCGGGTCAAGGAGATATTCGCCGTGCGCTGGGAGTTCCACACCTTCCGCGGTGATCCCTACAACGGTCTGGTCACCGCGGCCGACGAGCTCAAGGCGGACGCCGTGGTGGTCGGGGCCTCCGAGTCGGCCGGCCACCGGATCGTGGGATCGGTGGCCGTCCGGCTGGTCAAGTCCGGCCGCTGGCCGGTCACCGTCGTCCCGTAG
- a CDS encoding sigma-70 family RNA polymerase sigma factor: protein MTGHGGRARAALRPLTVPFVAPFNRSPQSPARPLSLPAALRSYTKVTSTQTSRGADERDLLELQRSHGGALLRFLLRLTYGDRQRAEDLVQETLVRAWQHPEAFEAPYESIRPWLFTVGKRLAIDARRSRLARPAEVSDRLLESTAAHGDPAERSAAALDVREAVRTLSPEHRAVLVQIYFRGLSVHEAASALGIPAGTVKSRSHYALRALGRSLPGYPDGVR, encoded by the coding sequence ATGACAGGGCACGGCGGCAGGGCGCGCGCGGCACTCCGACCGCTCACCGTGCCGTTCGTCGCACCGTTCAACCGCTCGCCGCAGAGCCCCGCCCGGCCGCTGTCCCTTCCCGCCGCGCTGCGCTCGTATACGAAGGTGACCTCCACACAGACATCCCGCGGGGCGGACGAGCGGGATCTCCTCGAACTCCAGCGCAGCCACGGCGGTGCACTGCTGCGGTTCCTGCTGCGTCTGACGTACGGCGACCGGCAGCGCGCCGAGGACCTGGTGCAGGAGACCCTGGTGCGCGCCTGGCAGCACCCCGAGGCCTTCGAAGCCCCGTACGAGTCGATACGGCCCTGGCTGTTCACGGTGGGCAAACGGCTGGCCATCGATGCCCGCAGGTCCCGGCTGGCGCGCCCGGCCGAGGTGAGCGACCGGCTCCTGGAGTCCACCGCCGCCCACGGCGACCCCGCCGAGCGGTCGGCCGCGGCCCTCGACGTCCGCGAGGCCGTACGGACGCTCAGCCCGGAACACCGGGCGGTGCTGGTGCAGATCTACTTCCGGGGGCTGAGTGTGCACGAGGCCGCCTCGGCGCTGGGGATACCGGCGGGGACCGTCAAGTCCCGTTCGCACTACGCTCTGCGCGCCCTGGGCCGCAGCCTGCCCGGCTATCCGGACGGAGTTCGCTGA